The segment TTAAATAGTTCTCTGCGTCCTTTTGCGAATAGCCGCTGAGATCTTGTAATGTTGTTTCAGTAGTACTGTCAGTAGATTGTTCACTGGATTCTGTTTCTCTTGGTCCCCGACTGACAGTAAATGTGATCTGGGTATCGCCGATCACTACATCGCTGCCAGAATCAGGCGATTGTTTGATGATGGTACCAGCTTCTTCATCACTGTACTCTTCTTTGCGGGTGATCTGACTCTTTTCTATTCCTTTAGCAGTCAGACTTTCCACAGTTTCTTCATAAGAGGAGCCTACATAATCCGGCAATTTGATCGGTTTAGGAGGTTCGACACCTTTGCTGACTGTCAGAGTGATCTGGGTTTTTCCAGCAATCACTTCGCTGCCGGCATTTGGTGATTGTTCCATGATCAATCCGCTGGCGATCTCATTGCTGAATTGATCTTCAGCACGTTGGATCTGACTCGTTTCGATCCCTGCTGTCGTCAATGTACTGACAGCATCTTCGTAGCTTTGATTTGTAAAGTCTGGCATCTCGATCGGCTCTACACCTTTACTGACGACCAGTGTGACTGTATCTTCTTTAGGAGATGTTTTTTCGCCGGCCTCTGGTGTTTGCCGAATGATCTTGTCTTTATCAACTGTGTCGCTGTACTCATATTTTGGTTGAATATGGTTCTCCGGAAAATCCAGATTCTTCAGATCTTGCAGTGCACTTTCATATTCCCAATCACTGTAATCCTTCATCTCGATCGTTTTACTGCCGGAGCTAAGATAGATCGTGACTTCGCTGCCTTTTTTAACGACATTTCCGCTAACAGGATCTGTTTTGACCACCCGACCCTCGGCGATTTCATCGCTGGCGATTTCCTCAGTATCTGTGGCGGCACTCAAACCGCTCTCTCTTAATTTGTCCCGAGCAGCAGCTTCTGTGATACCGGCAAGATCGGGTACAGTCACCTCACGCTGCCCACCGCTGGAAAGATATGCCACCAATCCGCCGGCTAAAGCCAAAACGAATAAAACTAATAAAATCAGCCACCACTTTTTCCGCTTTTTTGACTTTTTCTGTTTCTTTGGTTTTTCCTCTTCGACTTTAGTGTCCGCTTTTTCTTCAACTATTGGTGTAGGCGTTTTGTTGACAGCTTCTTCCGGGATCGGCGTCAAAACGCGGGTCGCATCGTCCATACTGTGGGGCTGCCATCGAGGTTCATTCAAGCGTTCAGGGGACAATACCGTATCAAGATCCGCGCTCATTTCTTCGGCGTTCTTGTAACGATCAGCAGGTTCCTTAGCTGTTGCATGTAAAACGATATTCTCCAAAGATTGAGGGATATTCGAATCATACATCCTCACCGAAGGAATCTCATCTTGAAAATGCTTCAAAGCGATCGTAACCGCTGATTCTCCATCAAAAGGCACCGAGCCTGTCAACATCTCATATGAAATGATCCCGATCGCGTAGATATCCGATTGTTTGGTAGCCATGCTGCCTCGAGCTTGTTCCGGTGAAAGATAATGCACCGAACCCAACATCGAATTCGTCTGAGTAATAGAAGTCTCAGATAATGCGATAGCGATCCCAAAGTCTGCGATTTTGATCACACCGTCTTCATTGATCAGTATGTTCTGCGGCTTCAAATCTCGGTGAATGATCCGATGCTGATGCGCCAGACCGATAGCCGACAGAATCTGCTGCATGATCTCTACGACCGTCAAATATGGGATCGGATAATGGGCTTGGATATAACGCTTCAGATCCATCCCTTTGACATACTCCATCACCAGATATTGCATGCCGTCTTCTTCGCCAACATCATAAACGGTGACGATATTCGGATGGACCAGTTCAGTGGCGGCCAATGCTTCCCGCTGGAAACGACGGATCGCTGTCTGATTATCCTGGAAATCATAACGCAATACTTTAACGGCGACTTCCCGATCAAGAATCAGATCTCGAGCCAAAAAGACATTCGCCATCCCGCCGCTGCCGATATTACCAAGAATCCGATAGCGTCCGCTCAACTTTTTTCCGATCTCAATCATGGATCTGTCCCCCGATCTCGATCAATAAAACCGTGATGTTATCGACACCGCCAGCTGTATTGGCTTTTTCGATCAACAGTGTTACTTTTTCATCCAATGATAGATCCGAGCTGAGGACAGCCGCGATCTCTTCATCACTTACCATGTTTGTCAGACCGTCAGAGGCCAGTAACAAATAGTCATCTGCCGCTAAAAAATGAGAGTCCACATCTACTTCGACTGTTCCCGGCATGCCTACCGATCTGGTCAAAACATTACGTCGAGGGTGATTAGCGGCCATTTCCTGTGTGATCTCACCGGTTTTGACTAATTCATTCACCAAAGAATGATCCTCGGTCAGTTGGATCAGCTCGCCTTCGCGAAACAGATATCCGCGGCTGTCCCCCACATGTCCCAATGTGAACTGTTCTTCAAAAAGAACAACTGCCACGATCGTTGTGCCCATGCCAGTCAATTTGATATCCAACTGACCTTTTTCGAAAATGACCTCGTTCTCTGTTTGGATCTGCTGGATCAGCCATTGAGCGGCTGTTTCCGGTTCGCTGACCGCTGATTGTTCCCATGCAGCTCCTAAATCGTGAACTGCCTGCTGGCTGGCAACGTCACCTGCCAGATGTCCTCCCATACCGTCTGCCAATAATGCCAAAGTATAGCCCTTTTCATTTTTGAAAACTGCGGCGTAATCTTGGTTCGTATTGCGCTTTTTACCGACATCGCTGTGAAATCGAATTTCCATTATGTTCACCTTTCGTTACTTTTTTCGCAGACAACTGATGAAAAAGCCGTCTGTCATAAATTCCTGCGGATAAATCGTCAGCATCTTCTCGTGGAGATTTTGCGAAACGAGTTCATTCGCTGCTACAGGCAATTGCTCAAATTCAGGGTGTTTTTCTAAAAATGCCGCGACCACTTGTTGATTTTCTTCTTCGGTCACTGTACATGTACTATATACTAAAATGCCCTCCTGCTTCAAGACGGCGGCGACACTCTCTAAGATCGCTAACTGGATTTTAGGCAGCTGTTGGAAATCTTCTGGTTTTTTATGATACTTGATGTCCGGCTTGCGGCGCATCAGTCCCAGTCCGGAACAAGGTGCATCCACCAAGATTCGATCAAAAGATTCCGCTGGGAAGTTTTCGCGGACTTGCCGCGCGTCCATTTTTTCACCCCAGACGACATCTTCCACTCCTAAACGCTGGGCATTTTCTTCGATCAGCTGTACTTTATGCTGATGGATATCCAGCGCCACTACTTGACCGCCGGCTGCTTTTTCTAAAAATGTCGCGATATGCGTCGTTTTACCTCCAGGCGCCGCACAAGCATCCAAGACTTTATGATGAGGCTCGATCTGTAAAGCTGGTGCCACTAACATCGAGCTTTCATCTTGGATCGTCAGCTCCCCTTTTTTAAATAGAGAGCTGCCCGCTAAAAAGCCTTTTTCTGCAATAATGCCGTAAGGTGAGACCTCACTTATACGGGCTTCGATCCCTTCTTTTTGCAAGACAGCGATGGCTTCTTCCCGAGAGATCTTCCGCAGATCCACCCGAGCACTCACATGGCTGGGCGTAAACAGGGAAAGACCTAAACGGCGGGTTTCTTCTTCGCCGATTTGCTGGATGAATTTCTCCACCAGCCATTCCGGCATACTCAACTCAACCGCTAAGCGTTTCGCCGGATCACTGATCTCTGAGATGTCAGCGACTCCCTGCCGCTGAATGTTCCGCAGTACGCCGTTGACGAATTTACTGGTTCCGATATTGCCGCGAGCTTTGGCGATCTCAACTGCCTCATTCAAGATGGCATGCGTAGGCACCTTATCTAAAAAGAGCATTTGATAAAGAGACAGCCGCAAAAGCAGTCGTACCCATTGCTCGACTTTTTTCGCGTTTTTGATGAAATTTTCCAGATAAAAGTCCAGCAATAATTGACGACTGATCGTACCATAGACCATCTCCGTCAATAAACGGCTGTCTTTTTCGTTCAGCTTGCCTTTTTGATTCCATTCATTGATCAAGAGATTCGAATAGGCACCGCCTTTTTCTACTCTTTCCAATACTTCAAGCGCCGCATAGCGCACGGAATGACGGACTTTCGCAGATTTATCCATTGGCGTCGCCTACTTTTTTTCCAACTGTCGCAGATTGTCCCACACCATTCAAAAAGGCTTGGATCGTCTGTTTGCTTTTTCCGGCCGGCTGCAAAACATCGATAGCTAAAACGGTCTGTTGACCGCAGGCGATCCATAATTGTTTTTTATCTCGATAAATGATCGTACCAGGTGCTTCATCAGTGGTTTCATCCAATGGCGTTACTTCCCAGATCTTCCAGCGAGTGCCTTCAAAGGTAGTGAAAGCGATCGGCCAAGGACGCATCCCCCGCACTTGCTGATCGATTTCTGTCGCGATTTTATGCCAGTTGATTTCTTCTTGCTCTCTTGTGATATTAGGAGAAAATGTCACTTGCTCTTCATCCTGCGGTACTTTCTCCAACTGTCCTTCGATCAATTGCGGTAATGTCTGTAACAGCAGATCTCTTCCTACCAGACTAAGCTTTTCAAACATCGTGCCCACATCATCGCTTTTCGTGATAGGGACTTCCGCCTGCGCGTAGATCGCACCGGCATCCATTTTTTTGATCATTTCCATGATCGTGACACCGGTTTTTTCTTCGCCATTGATGATGGAATAGTGGACCGGTGCACCGCCGCGATATTTAGGCAGTAGTGACGCATGGACGTTGATCGCGCCTAATCGAGGGATCTGCAATAATTTCTCAGGTAAAAACTGTCCGAAAGCCGCCGTCACGATCAGATCCGGCTGTAATTTTTCGATTTCTGCCATTTCCGGCGATCCCGAGATTTTTTCCGGCTGTAAAACAGGGATATCATGTTTCAATGCAGCAACTTTGACTGGGGGCGGTGTGATGGTCTTCTTACGACCCACAGGACGGTCCGGTTGCGTAACCACTGCTTGAACTTCGTAGCCTTGCTCCACCAAGCCGTCTAAAATCGGCACTGAGAATGCCGGCGTGCCCATAAATACGATTTTAGTCATTTTCATGCTCCTCCATATAGTTTTCTAGTTGATCTTCAGGAATCTGTTCGATCATTTTTTCTGTAAATAAAATACCGTGGAGATGATCGATCTCGTGTTGGATCGCTCGTGCCAGGTAATCAAATGCCTGGATCTCCATCTCATCGCCTTCCCGGTCGTAGTAACGCACAGTGATCTCTGATGCTCGTTCCACCACGCCATAGACATGAGGGATACTCAAACAGCCTTCTACATCGCGATTTGCGCCTTTTGTGTCGATGATCTCTGGATTGATCAGTTCAAGATACTCCCCTTCTTCGACTTCGACGATAGCGACTTGGATGTTTTTTCCGATCTGAGGGGCAGCGATACCGATGCCGTCATGAGCGATCATCGTTTCTCGCAAGCCCTCCAAAAGATCGATCACTTCATCAGTGATCATTTCGACCGGACGATTGGTTCTGTGTAAACGTTCATCTGGATTAAGAATAATTGGATAACGCATTTGCCGCTCCTTTAAATAAAGTTTAGGGGTTCTTTGTCGATCGTCACCAGCAGTCCTTGACGCTGCTCTTTTTGACTGGCAGTTAAAATTTCTTGCAATACTTTTGCCAAATTCGGTTCATTTTTGTATTTGATGATCACTTGATAATAATAACGGTTCTTGACCCGCAAGATCGCGCTGGGGGCAGGCCCTAATAAAATACTTTGGGGACTGATCGCCTGCTGGATCTCGCGAGTGATTTGAAACATTTTTTGCGCAGCCATCTGTTCTTCTTCATGACTGGCAGTGATCTTAACAGTGAAATAATAAGGCGGATAGCCGCCGCGATGCCGCACGATCATTTCTTTTTGATAAAAGGCTTCATAATCTTGGGCTTGGGCCAGTTGTACCGCGTAATGCTCAGGGTTGAAAGTCTGGATGATCACTTCTCCCGGTTTATGGGCTCGGCCTGCTCGTCCGCTGACCTGTGTCAGAAGTTGGAATGTCCGCTCGCTGGAACGAAAATCCGGCAGATTCAACGCAGTATCGGCATTCAATACACCCACCAATGTCACATCAGGAAAATCCAGTCCTTTCGCGATCATTTGCGTACCTAGTAAAATATCGGCTTTCTTTTCGCTGAAAGTTTCCAAAATCTTCTCGTGAGCGCCTTTGCGCCGGGTAGTATCCACATCCATCCGCAAAATACGGGCGTCAGGAAAGACTTCCCGCAGTTCTTCTTCAACTTTTTGCGTTCCCGTTCCGTAATAGCGGATCTTATCTTCTCCGCAATTAGGGCAACGATGAGGGATCCGTTCTTCATGACCGCAATAATGACAGCGCATGGTTTTGGTATCCATGTGCAATGTCAAAGAAATATCGCAGTTAGGACAAGGCAAGACAAAGCCGCAATCCCGGCACATGATAAAGGAAGAATAGCCGCGGCGGTTCAGCAGCAGGATCACTTGTTCCTGATTTCGCAACCGTTCCTCGATCTTTTCTTTCAGTTGTGTAGAAAATGAGCTGGTATTCTTCTTCGCAAATTCATCCCGCATGTCAACGATCTCAACTGCCGGCAGTTGTGCTGACGGATTCGCACGATGAGTCAAAGACAGCAATTGATAGACGTTTTTCTGCGCTCTGGCTCTTGACTCCAATGAAGGAGTGGCACTGCCTAAAACTACTGGGCAATGATGATAATTGCCCCGCCAGATGGCCAGATCCCGCGCGTGATAACGGGGAGTCTCTTCTTGCTTATAAGTAGCTTCATGCTCTTCGTCTACGATAATCACACCAATATTTTCCAATGGTGCAAAGACCGCTGAACGTGCGCCTACTACGACTTGGGCTTCCCCTCGCTCGATTTTGCGCCATTCATCATATTTCTCTCCTTGAGACAGCCCGCTGTGAAGCACAGCTACCGCATCTCCCAGACGGCTCTTGAACCGGTGGACCATCTGGGGTGTCAAAGCGATCTCCGGTACCAGCATAATAGCGGTCTTGCCTTTTTGTAAAACAGCAGCGATAGCTTGCAAATAAACTTCGGTTTTGCCGCTGCCGGTGATCCCTTCTAATAAAAATGTTTTAGCTTGCTGCTGTTCTTCGGCATTCAAGATCGCCGCGACCGCCTGCTCTTGTTCGTGGTTCAGCTGTAAGGCAGTCGTTTTTTGAAAATCATAATCCGCAAAAGGATCCCGATACTCCTCGACTTCTTCAAAAGCCAGCCAGCCGTTTTTCTGGGCTTGGTTCAAGGAAGCCGTGGAAATGCCGAGCTCTGTGAAAAAAGCGACTGGCTGCAGATCGTTTTGTTCAGCTAAAAGCACCAACAACTGTTGTTGGCGTTTGGCCGTCGAACGCAATGTTTCTTGCAACGTTGCAGCCTTTGTCTGATCCACTAAACTGCGGACCATCCGCTTGGTCTTGACGCGGTTTTTATTTTTCACAAGGTAGCGCACATCGACGACTTGCTCTTTTCGCAAACGCATCAATGCCGGTAAATTCCCGTCCTCTTCTGCTTGTTGCCAAGTAATTTCCGTACTGTTTTTAAAAAATAAACGTGCTTGCTGATTGCTCTCATCCAATAAGACGATCTGTTTTTGATACTCTGCCTTCATGACGCTGGGCAGCATCGTTTGCAGGCAGGTGATCTTGAAGGCGAATGTGGATGCCTTCATATAGTCTGCCAGTTGCAGCAGTTCAGTATTTAAAACCGGTGCCAGATCCAGCACACGGATGATCGGTTTTAGTGATTCTTGTTGACCAGATATTTTGTTGACGACAAATCCTTGGATGTGTCGATTACCGTTGCCAAATGGGACCTCCACACGCATGCCTACTGTCACGACATCCGCTAGTTCATCTGGAATGTAATAAGTAAATGGCTGATCGGTCTGCATCGTTGGTACATCAACGATAACTTCCGCTAATTCATGCATGGAACGCCCTCCTTCTCGCTATATTTTACTAAAGAAAAACGTATTTGTCTGTAAGTTGACGAAGCTGAAATAAAAACTTAATTTACGTTTTTTTCATTAAAATGCTTGAATCGCCCTGCTTTGCGCCGCTGTTTATGTACAAAAAAGAAAGATGAAAGCCAGTTTCAGCTTTCACCTTGAAAAAGTCAGATTAAAGTTTTTGTTCTTCTTGGATCCGAGCTTCCAATTCTTTTTTCTCGCGATCCTTCATAGCTGCTTGTTCTTCTTTTTCCATTTGCAAGCGAGCACGTTTGACCTCTG is part of the Enterococcus mediterraneensis genome and harbors:
- the pknB gene encoding Stk1 family PASTA domain-containing Ser/Thr kinase, which codes for MIEIGKKLSGRYRILGNIGSGGMANVFLARDLILDREVAVKVLRYDFQDNQTAIRRFQREALAATELVHPNIVTVYDVGEEDGMQYLVMEYVKGMDLKRYIQAHYPIPYLTVVEIMQQILSAIGLAHQHRIIHRDLKPQNILINEDGVIKIADFGIAIALSETSITQTNSMLGSVHYLSPEQARGSMATKQSDIYAIGIISYEMLTGSVPFDGESAVTIALKHFQDEIPSVRMYDSNIPQSLENIVLHATAKEPADRYKNAEEMSADLDTVLSPERLNEPRWQPHSMDDATRVLTPIPEEAVNKTPTPIVEEKADTKVEEEKPKKQKKSKKRKKWWLILLVLFVLALAGGLVAYLSSGGQREVTVPDLAGITEAAARDKLRESGLSAATDTEEIASDEIAEGRVVKTDPVSGNVVKKGSEVTIYLSSGSKTIEMKDYSDWEYESALQDLKNLDFPENHIQPKYEYSDTVDKDKIIRQTPEAGEKTSPKEDTVTLVVSKGVEPIEMPDFTNQSYEDAVSTLTTAGIETSQIQRAEDQFSNEIASGLIMEQSPNAGSEVIAGKTQITLTVSKGVEPPKPIKLPDYVGSSYEETVESLTAKGIEKSQITRKEEYSDEEAGTIIKQSPDSGSDVVIGDTQITFTVSRGPRETESSEQSTDSTTETTLQDLSGYSQKDAENYLKNLGVQYTEATEKNDSVQKNTVIRTEPAAGKALKAGNTVKIILSAG
- the fmt gene encoding methionyl-tRNA formyltransferase — encoded protein: MTKIVFMGTPAFSVPILDGLVEQGYEVQAVVTQPDRPVGRKKTITPPPVKVAALKHDIPVLQPEKISGSPEMAEIEKLQPDLIVTAAFGQFLPEKLLQIPRLGAINVHASLLPKYRGGAPVHYSIINGEEKTGVTIMEMIKKMDAGAIYAQAEVPITKSDDVGTMFEKLSLVGRDLLLQTLPQLIEGQLEKVPQDEEQVTFSPNITREQEEINWHKIATEIDQQVRGMRPWPIAFTTFEGTRWKIWEVTPLDETTDEAPGTIIYRDKKQLWIACGQQTVLAIDVLQPAGKSKQTIQAFLNGVGQSATVGKKVGDANG
- a CDS encoding Stp1/IreP family PP2C-type Ser/Thr phosphatase, whose translation is MEIRFHSDVGKKRNTNQDYAAVFKNEKGYTLALLADGMGGHLAGDVASQQAVHDLGAAWEQSAVSEPETAAQWLIQQIQTENEVIFEKGQLDIKLTGMGTTIVAVVLFEEQFTLGHVGDSRGYLFREGELIQLTEDHSLVNELVKTGEITQEMAANHPRRNVLTRSVGMPGTVEVDVDSHFLAADDYLLLASDGLTNMVSDEEIAAVLSSDLSLDEKVTLLIEKANTAGGVDNITVLLIEIGGQIHD
- the rsmB gene encoding 16S rRNA (cytosine(967)-C(5))-methyltransferase RsmB, with translation MDKSAKVRHSVRYAALEVLERVEKGGAYSNLLINEWNQKGKLNEKDSRLLTEMVYGTISRQLLLDFYLENFIKNAKKVEQWVRLLLRLSLYQMLFLDKVPTHAILNEAVEIAKARGNIGTSKFVNGVLRNIQRQGVADISEISDPAKRLAVELSMPEWLVEKFIQQIGEEETRRLGLSLFTPSHVSARVDLRKISREEAIAVLQKEGIEARISEVSPYGIIAEKGFLAGSSLFKKGELTIQDESSMLVAPALQIEPHHKVLDACAAPGGKTTHIATFLEKAAGGQVVALDIHQHKVQLIEENAQRLGVEDVVWGEKMDARQVRENFPAESFDRILVDAPCSGLGLMRRKPDIKYHKKPEDFQQLPKIQLAILESVAAVLKQEGILVYSTCTVTEEENQQVVAAFLEKHPEFEQLPVAANELVSQNLHEKMLTIYPQEFMTDGFFISCLRKK
- the def gene encoding peptide deformylase encodes the protein MRYPIILNPDERLHRTNRPVEMITDEVIDLLEGLRETMIAHDGIGIAAPQIGKNIQVAIVEVEEGEYLELINPEIIDTKGANRDVEGCLSIPHVYGVVERASEITVRYYDREGDEMEIQAFDYLARAIQHEIDHLHGILFTEKMIEQIPEDQLENYMEEHEND
- the priA gene encoding primosomal protein N', with the translated sequence MHELAEVIVDVPTMQTDQPFTYYIPDELADVVTVGMRVEVPFGNGNRHIQGFVVNKISGQQESLKPIIRVLDLAPVLNTELLQLADYMKASTFAFKITCLQTMLPSVMKAEYQKQIVLLDESNQQARLFFKNSTEITWQQAEEDGNLPALMRLRKEQVVDVRYLVKNKNRVKTKRMVRSLVDQTKAATLQETLRSTAKRQQQLLVLLAEQNDLQPVAFFTELGISTASLNQAQKNGWLAFEEVEEYRDPFADYDFQKTTALQLNHEQEQAVAAILNAEEQQQAKTFLLEGITGSGKTEVYLQAIAAVLQKGKTAIMLVPEIALTPQMVHRFKSRLGDAVAVLHSGLSQGEKYDEWRKIERGEAQVVVGARSAVFAPLENIGVIIVDEEHEATYKQEETPRYHARDLAIWRGNYHHCPVVLGSATPSLESRARAQKNVYQLLSLTHRANPSAQLPAVEIVDMRDEFAKKNTSSFSTQLKEKIEERLRNQEQVILLLNRRGYSSFIMCRDCGFVLPCPNCDISLTLHMDTKTMRCHYCGHEERIPHRCPNCGEDKIRYYGTGTQKVEEELREVFPDARILRMDVDTTRRKGAHEKILETFSEKKADILLGTQMIAKGLDFPDVTLVGVLNADTALNLPDFRSSERTFQLLTQVSGRAGRAHKPGEVIIQTFNPEHYAVQLAQAQDYEAFYQKEMIVRHRGGYPPYYFTVKITASHEEEQMAAQKMFQITREIQQAISPQSILLGPAPSAILRVKNRYYYQVIIKYKNEPNLAKVLQEILTASQKEQRQGLLVTIDKEPLNFI